ATTTATCTAAGTGGTGAGGGATGTCACATGCACCAAAACATGTACCAAAATATGAAAAATAATCTGCTTTTGTTTTTTCTTTTAGTTCATCAATTATCTCTTTTGAGTAATATTTTAGTCCATCCGGAAACTGAAGAAGCACTAATTTGTGATTATTAGAATTTATATCATCTATTAATTTGTCAATTTCTAAATCATAATATGTTTTGTACTTTTTCTCACTCATATTAATGATTAAAGTGAGCTAATTTAAAAAATTATTGACAATTATTGAAATAAATAGACATATAAATAGAAATTATTCTAAAAACTATGAATGAAGAGTGGTTTGATCAAAATTATGAATGGCCAGGTTGGCCTTTGAAAGATGACCCACATGGAATAGATTTTGATTTAGATGCCAGAAAAAGAATGGTTGGAGGTAGTGAGTTACTACTTCCTTTTATTTATAAATACAGGAATGGTGTTTGTAATGCCATACTAGAGATTGGACCTTTTTTTAACCCACTTATTACAACTAAGAATTTTCCAAACAAAAATATTTGTTATTGGGAAAATGATAGACATGTATTAAAATGGCTCCCTAAATTTAATAATTCTGAATTGGTTAAACCTATTTACTGCGACTTAAAAGAGATTGAAGGCGATTCATTAATAACTCTTCAACAAGAAACATTTAAGTATTTTAAAGAAGTAAAAAATACTAGCAATAAATTTGATTTTGTTATTATTTCTCAAGTATTGAATTATGTTGATTATAAATTGTTTTTATTAATTTTGAAGAGTTTTGTTAAAAAAGATGGACTAATTTTCATAAATAATGTTGTAGAACATGGTTTGCCTGATTATTTCTCAGATAAGAGACCAAAAAGTATTAAAGAAACTATTGAGATTTTAGAACATATAGGTTATGAAATTTTAGAAAAAGATATTATTGCAACCCAATATCCTGATTCTCAAAAAAAAGATAGAGTAATACTTGTCGTTAAAAATAAATAATCATTTATACTCATCAATTAAATCCTCATCATAAGAAGAATCATATTTTGAGATTTGAGATGATTGATTATTTTTATTTTTTTTATGATAGACATAATAACTAATAATTAAAATCCATATCAATGATTGCATCAAATATGAAATCATACCACTTTTTAAATAGAAATTAACACCAAATAAAATTATTATTAAAATTAACATAAATTTAAAAGGTAAAGTTTCCTTACTCTTTTCAAAACCAAGAATAGAATTTCTAATTGGTTTTCCATCAATTCCATATTTTGGTTCCTCAAAATTATCCATGATATGTATCCAAGAATTATATTTATAATCTTTTTTAACTATTTATTTTAATATCTAGTTAATTTTTAATTATTTATTAAATTCTTCAATTAATTTATCTGCTTTTTTTTGATCAAAATCAGATTCATCATCATATTGATCTAAGATTTCATCTATTTCATCATCTGATTCAATATCTAAGGGATTACTTCCTTTATTATCATTAAAGGTATCATCTATTTGTCTAATTTTCATGTAGCCTAAGAATATTATTAATACAAGATAAAATAACCCTTGGCCCAAAATCATTGCCAATTTAGGACTTATCATAAAATAAATAACTGCTAAAGTAATTAGAGTACCAAAAATTATCTTAATAGTTAAACCATGATTTGAATCTTTATTAATTTTAAACATTGAATCTTTAATTGGTCTACCATCAGGAGCATATTTTGATTCATGATTATTCTTCATAATTATTTTTCAAAAGATAAGATTTATAATACTTTTTAATCTTAATTTAGTTATGTGCAGTCACAAATCGAAGATTTGTTCGGTACATTTTTAACAAAAAAATTGTAAAAAATGGAAAAACCTTTTTTAAAGATAAAGCTATTAAGAGAGAATGCTACAATGCCTTCTAAGAGAGTTGAAGATGCATGTTTTGATTTGTATGGATGTTTTGATGAAGATCCAAAGTTCTCATATCCAGGAGATATTTATTTAGTTCCATTAGGTATTTCAACAGAATTCCCAAGAGATTGGGTTTTTTATATCGTTGAGAGGTCAGGTTCAGGGTCCAAAGGGATTTCTACTAGAGCAGGAGTAATAGACAGTGGATATAGGGGAGAGATTAAAACTCCACTGAATAATACAACAAATAAATTGATTATTTTTTCAGAATTCCCTGATGAAGAAATTAAAGAGAAATTTGCAGAGAAATTAAAGGGCTTTGAAGATAATTATAGGATTTATCCTCAATCTAAAGGGATTGCGCAAGGTTTCTTACTATATTGTCCACATGTTGATGTTGAAGAAGTAAAAGAACTTGATATGAACTCCGAGAGAGGATCTGGAGGATGGGGAAGTACAGGTAAATAAAATTTTAATTTATTCTAATTTTTAATATAATAAACACACAACTTCTATACTTTTTCTCAATTTAGAATTATGAAAATGTGGCCATACGGATACGAGAAATTTTTCTTTGAAATAATTTCTGGAACATTGTTAAAACAAAGTACGAGAAATTTTACTACACAACAATTTTTACTTCATAAAAATAGTTTGAACTCTCTTCAAATCTTATTCAATTAGAATTACGAAAACGTGGCCACGCGGATTTGAACCGCGGTCCAAGCGTCCCAAACGCCTGATGATAGACCAGACTACACTATGGCCACATAAAAAAAATGTTGGATTTACTCATCACTAAAATCATCTAGTGTGTACTTGAAATCTTTTTCCTTAATAATGCCTCTATTTGATAAATAGTGTTTTGCAAGAAGCATAAATGCTAAACCTAAAGATTTTTTACCTTTATTATTAATAGGAACAACTAAATCTAATTTTGAAGTTCTATTGTTAGTATCACAGAATCCAACTGTAATAATTCCTTGTTCAAATGCTTCACTTAAAATGTTTTTATCAGTTAAAGGGTCACATACAATTACAACTTTATATTCTTTGAAATCTTCAAGAGATACATTTGTTAATTTACCTGGAAGGTATCTTCCAGTAAAGATGTCACAACCAATTAATTTTGCAAACATTTGTAGAGGCTTTTTTGCATTTTCTCTTCTTCCCATAATTACAAATTCAGAAGGATCATATCTTGAAAGTAAATTAATTAAAACTTTTAGTCTACTATCAACATCATCAGTGTTTAAGATTTTTAACCCATCAGGTCTTGATCTTATAATGAACTTGTCAGTAAATCCGTTTTTATACTTAGTTCCAATGTGTACTCCTGCTGTTAAATAGTCATCAACAGGTACCAAAGTAGTATTTTCAACCATACAAATTATGAATTTTATTCCATTTATAAAGCTTTACTATTTCTATATATATAGAAAGTTTATAAAGACATTTGAGAATTAATTATTATGTTTCATATGTATCTTCCATTTAGGAAAAAATTTAAGAAAACTACACAACTATCTATTTCAAGACTTGTTGCGGCATTTGGTGTCTCAGGAATTAACACTATTTGGATAATTTATATGACTAGATTTGGGATAAGTGATTCAATGATAGGATTCATTTCAGCTTTCTTGGTAATAATATCCTTGATTACTGCATTTTTCTCAACACCTATTCTTGAAAAATATAATGAATTGAAGATTTTAATTATTAGT
This window of the Candidatus Woesearchaeota archaeon genome carries:
- a CDS encoding 30S ribosomal protein S2; amino-acid sequence: MVENTTLVPVDDYLTAGVHIGTKYKNGFTDKFIIRSRPDGLKILNTDDVDSRLKVLINLLSRYDPSEFVIMGRRENAKKPLQMFAKLIGCDIFTGRYLPGKLTNVSLEDFKEYKVVIVCDPLTDKNILSEAFEQGIITVGFCDTNNRTSKLDLVVPINNKGKKSLGLAFMLLAKHYLSNRGIIKEKDFKYTLDDFSDE
- a CDS encoding dUTP pyrophosphatase — translated: MEKPFLKIKLLRENATMPSKRVEDACFDLYGCFDEDPKFSYPGDIYLVPLGISTEFPRDWVFYIVERSGSGSKGISTRAGVIDSGYRGEIKTPLNNTTNKLIIFSEFPDEEIKEKFAEKLKGFEDNYRIYPQSKGIAQGFLLYCPHVDVEEVKELDMNSERGSGGWGSTGK
- a CDS encoding diphthamide synthesis protein, which translates into the protein MSEKKYKTYYDLEIDKLIDDINSNNHKLVLLQFPDGLKYYSKEIIDELKEKTKADYFSYFGTCFGACDIPHHLDKLGFDLCVQWGHAVYIKKKEMW